A window of the Cannabis sativa cultivar Pink pepper isolate KNU-18-1 chromosome X, ASM2916894v1, whole genome shotgun sequence genome harbors these coding sequences:
- the LOC133032110 gene encoding uncharacterized protein LOC133032110, which translates to MGHLKGLSIAKGAPVISHLLFADDSLLFCQATEDSCQAVNRVLDHYHRASGQLLNTEKTVMSFSPNATQGIRDRFHNVLGIPSYAGKDKKELFSGIKDRIWKLMNQLHAKLFSIGGREVLLKVVVQSIPTYDMSCFSLPNKFCNQLESIMANFWCGSNTNNSKILWKKWKFMCSKADGGMGFRSFIHFNQDLLAKQAWRILDIPDSLLARVFKARYFKNGDFLSAQKGTLPSLTWQSICDGKKLLLKGLRWKIGTWKNVRCATDPWLPGNTSFTPYYYGGDPLFTIEHYISLNWQWDTFPQKSQIFAWRLINDALPTSVNLAHRKITSSTACARCKCSWESVLIFFSHVAAAHNDTDLELITCLMWCIWSERNKEIHGTKPKSADIIHTFAASHLAQYHKATSQQPAATGAKFNNSNSQAHQGSPHAKTRPKWHPPEAGCFKLNVDAACDNAGAVIGFGALIRGHYGNVIAGLSKPFRGCFSPKEMEAAAFFPSVNWAIQHQLPIHIIETDALVVVNALNKTSSTRFVIPFYDLVDDISYLLFYFPGAKVSHAKKDANEAAHALAKFALRLDEDKILLGEIPSPISSVVINDSIF; encoded by the exons ATGGGCCATCTGAAAGGTTTATCAATTGCGAAGGGTGCTCCTGTTATATCCCACCTTCTTTTTGCAGATGATAGCTTGCTATTCTGTCAAGCTACAGAAGACTCTTGCCAGGCTGTTAATCGAGTACTTGATCATTATCATAGAGCGTCAGGACAACTTCTGAATACTGAGAAAACTGTTATGTCATTCTCACCTAATGCTACTCAAGGTATTCGTGATCGTTTTCATAATGTGCTTG GCATCCCATCGTATGCTGGTAAAGATAAAAAGGAGCTTTTTAGTGGTATCAAAGATCGTATATGGAAACTCATGAATCAATTGCATGCTAAGCTCTTTTCTATCGGTGGCAGGGAAGTACTATTAAAAGTTGTTGTCCAGTCAATTCCAACTTATGACATGAGTTGTTTCAGTCTACCGAATAAATTTTGCAACCAATTAGAGTCTATAATGGCTAACTTTTGGTGTGGTTCCAAtacaaataattcaaaaatactTTGGAAGAAATGGAAATTCATGTGCTCAAAAGCTGATGGTGGAATGGGCTTTCGATCATTCATCCACTTTAATCAGGATCTTTTAGCAAAACAAGCATGGAGAATATTGGATATCCCTGATTCTCTTCTGGCAAGAGTATTTAAAGCCCGTTATTTTAAGAATGGTGATTTTCTCTCGGCACAAAAAGGCACTCTACCTTCTCTCACCTGGCAGAGTATATGTGATGGTAAAAAGTTGTTGTTGAAAGGCCTAAGATGGAAAATTGGTACATGGAAAAATGTACGGTGTGCAACGGATCCATGGTTACCTGGAAATACTTCTTTTACTCCTTATTATTATGGTGGTGATCCCCTCTTCACAATTGAACACTATATCTCTTTGAATTGGCAATGGGAtactt TTCCCCAAAAAAGTCAAATTTTTGCCTGGAGACTAATCAATGATGCACTTCCTACCTCTGTTAACCTTGCTCATAGAAAAATCACTTCTTCTACTGCCTGTGCACGTTGTAAATGCAGCTGGGAATCA gttttgatatttttttcccACGTTGCTGCTGCCCATAATGATACTGATTTAGAATTGATTACATGTCTCATGTGGTGTATTTGGTCTGAACGAAACAAGGAGATTCATGGTACTAAGCCGAAATCCGCAGACATTATCCATACCTTTGCTGCCTCTCATTTGGCTCAATATCACAAGGCTACATCACAACAACCTGCTGCAACTGGTGCGAAATTCAACAACAGCAACTCTCAGGCTCATCAAGGGTCTCCACATGCGAAGACACGACCTAAATGGCATCCACCTGAAGCTGGTTGTTTCAAATTAAACGTGGACGCTGCTTGTGATAATGCAGGAGCAGTAATTGGTTTTGGAGCTTTAATTCGAGGTCACTATGGCAATGTCATTGCTGGTCTCTCGAAGCCTTTCCGAGGGTGTTTTTCTCCTAAAGAAATGGAAGCTGCAGCATTTTTTCCTAGTGTTAATTGGGCTATTCAGCATCAACTACCAATTCATATTATTGAGACTGATGCTCTTGTGGTAGTTAATGCACTTAATAAGACGTCTTCTACTAGATTTGTAATCCCTTTTTATGATTTGGTAGATGATATTTCCTATCTTTTATTCTATTTTCCTGGAGCAAAGGTATCTCATGCTAAAAAAGATGCTAATGAAGCAGCTCATGCTTTAGCTAAATTTGCTCTTCGATTGGATGAAGATAAAATTTTGTTGGGGGAAATTCCTTCTCCAATTTCTTCTGTTGTTATTAATGActctattttttaa